A part of bacterium genomic DNA contains:
- a CDS encoding nucleotidyl transferase AbiEii/AbiGii toxin family protein, with protein MEDRQFNALLEIHNFFTKEDIPYVIIGGIALQNWGEPRFTKDIDICILVNFGEEKRVIEKILSHFSGRISDALDFAIKNRVCLVWSRDEIEIDISLGIPGYEEEAIKRAIDCPLNKGFVRICSAEDLIIHKAVAGRAQDLADIEGIIIRQGKRLDVDYIRNWLKEFSRALEMDEILNRFEEPWTDIKNEGIL; from the coding sequence TTCTTTACAAAGGAGGATATACCCTATGTAATCATTGGTGGTATTGCCCTTCAAAATTGGGGTGAGCCAAGATTTACAAAGGATATAGATATTTGTATTCTGGTTAACTTTGGGGAAGAAAAAAGGGTTATAGAGAAGATATTATCCCATTTTTCAGGAAGGATTTCCGATGCATTAGATTTTGCCATCAAAAATCGCGTATGCCTGGTTTGGAGCAGAGATGAAATAGAAATAGATATTTCACTTGGTATTCCTGGATATGAAGAAGAAGCAATAAAAAGGGCAATAGATTGCCCTTTAAATAAAGGTTTTGTTAGAATATGTAGTGCAGAGGATCTTATTATTCATAAGGCAGTAGCTGGAAGGGCCCAAGATTTGGCTGATATAGAGGGTATAATCATTCGTCAAGGAAAGAGGCTTGATGTAGATTATATCCGAAATTGGCTTAAGGAATTCTCCAGAGCCCTTGAGATGGATGAAATTCTTAATAGATTTGAAGAGCCCTGGACCGATATAAAAAATGAAGGTATCCTATAA